Proteins encoded together in one Bosea sp. (in: a-proteobacteria) window:
- a CDS encoding tripartite tricarboxylate transporter permease, whose amino-acid sequence MESLELLLGGLVHVAQPSYLLYAFIGCALGTLIGVLPGIGPAAGTAILIPVTSALDPTGSIIMLAAIYYGAMYGGTITSVLINTPGEAASAVTCLDGYEMAKQGRAGPALAVAAIGSFIGGIVSTLGLVLLALPLTRLALTFGPPEIFALLVVGLSMVTALASRSVVRAMIAALIGLLLAQVGVDPVMGMDRFTFGRLELLDGFNIIPVVMGLFGITEILTNAERKAGAIFAPSVGSLYLRKEDARASAMPIARGTVIGFVLGLVPGLGSMIPTFLSYAVERRVSKTPERFGKGAIEGVAGPETANNAYANAALIPLFTLGIPASPTTAVLMGAFMVNGLVPGPSLFVDHAAFVWAVIASLLVGNVILLILNLPLIPFWVRMLRIPYPILVTIILCFCVIGVYSVNNNAFDIGVMLAFGIVGYLFKKLDIPAAPLVLTLILGPLMERGLRQSLEMSGGAFGIFLERPLTLGLLSVAAVVLLSSSLRIFRTVKADSEV is encoded by the coding sequence GTGGAAAGCCTCGAACTGCTCTTGGGCGGGCTCGTGCACGTCGCCCAGCCGAGCTATCTTCTCTATGCCTTCATCGGCTGTGCGCTCGGCACGCTGATCGGCGTGCTGCCCGGAATCGGGCCGGCCGCCGGCACGGCCATCCTGATCCCGGTCACCTCGGCGCTGGACCCGACCGGCTCGATCATCATGCTGGCGGCGATCTATTACGGCGCCATGTACGGCGGCACCATCACCTCGGTGCTGATCAACACGCCGGGCGAGGCCGCCTCCGCCGTCACCTGCCTCGACGGCTACGAGATGGCGAAGCAGGGCCGGGCGGGACCTGCGCTCGCGGTGGCGGCCATCGGCTCCTTCATCGGCGGCATCGTCTCCACGCTCGGCCTCGTCCTGCTCGCCCTGCCGCTGACGCGGCTGGCCTTGACCTTCGGGCCGCCGGAGATCTTCGCGCTGCTCGTCGTCGGCCTGTCGATGGTCACCGCGCTCGCCAGCCGCTCCGTCGTGCGCGCCATGATCGCGGCGCTGATCGGCCTGCTCCTGGCGCAGGTCGGCGTCGATCCGGTCATGGGTATGGACCGCTTCACCTTCGGCCGCCTGGAGCTGCTCGACGGCTTCAACATCATTCCCGTGGTGATGGGGCTCTTCGGCATCACCGAGATCCTCACGAACGCCGAGCGCAAGGCCGGCGCGATCTTCGCTCCCAGCGTCGGCTCGCTCTACCTGCGCAAGGAGGATGCCAGGGCTTCGGCGATGCCGATCGCGCGCGGCACGGTCATCGGCTTCGTGCTCGGGCTCGTCCCGGGGCTCGGCTCGATGATCCCGACCTTTCTGTCCTATGCGGTCGAGCGCCGCGTCTCGAAGACGCCCGAACGTTTCGGCAAGGGCGCGATCGAGGGGGTGGCCGGCCCCGAAACGGCGAACAACGCCTATGCCAACGCGGCCCTGATCCCGCTCTTCACGCTCGGCATCCCCGCCTCGCCGACCACGGCCGTGCTGATGGGGGCGTTCATGGTCAACGGCCTCGTCCCGGGCCCCAGCCTCTTCGTCGACCATGCCGCCTTCGTCTGGGCGGTGATCGCGAGCCTGCTCGTCGGCAACGTGATCCTGCTGATCCTCAACCTGCCGCTGATCCCGTTCTGGGTGCGGATGCTGCGCATCCCCTATCCGATCCTGGTGACGATCATCCTGTGCTTCTGCGTGATCGGCGTCTACAGCGTGAACAACAACGCCTTCGACATCGGCGTGATGCTGGCCTTCGGCATCGTCGGCTACCTGTTCAAGAAGCTCGACATCCCGGCCGCGCCGCTGGTGCTGACGCTGATCCTCGGCCCGCTGATGGAGCGCGGCCTGCGCCAGTCGCTGGAGATGTCGGGCGGCGCTTTCGGCATCTTCCTGGAGCGGCCGCTGACGCTTGGCCTGCTGAGCGTCGCGGCGGTGGTGCTATTGTCCTCGTCGCTGCGGATCTTCCGCACGGTCAAGGCCGACAGCGAAGTCTGA
- a CDS encoding SDR family oxidoreductase, which translates to MELGLQGKTAIVTGGGEGVGRAAAASMAREGANVLIVGRRANVLEAAAEAIPASGGGRVIVLAADITAPGAAGTIVEAALSAFGRLDILVNNAGASLAKPFEQASPEDWNTDFDLKLWAAMALIRAAIPPMRRQGGGRIINVTSIDGRAPRAGSMPTSVARAAGIAMTKVLSRDLAADNILVTTVCIGFIKSGQHERRYAREGVAPEAVEARYAEDARRRAVPLGRVGESAEAGDVIAFLASERASYLTGIAVNIDGGTCAVA; encoded by the coding sequence ATGGAACTCGGGCTGCAGGGCAAGACCGCCATCGTCACCGGCGGCGGCGAGGGGGTGGGCCGCGCGGCTGCCGCGAGCATGGCCCGCGAGGGCGCGAACGTGCTGATCGTCGGCCGGCGCGCGAATGTCCTCGAAGCAGCGGCCGAGGCGATTCCCGCGTCCGGCGGCGGTCGTGTCATCGTGCTCGCCGCCGACATCACGGCGCCCGGCGCGGCCGGCACCATCGTGGAGGCGGCGCTCTCCGCCTTCGGGCGCCTCGACATTCTCGTCAACAATGCCGGCGCGTCCCTGGCCAAGCCCTTCGAGCAGGCGAGCCCGGAGGACTGGAACACGGATTTCGACCTGAAGCTCTGGGCGGCGATGGCGCTGATCCGCGCCGCGATCCCGCCGATGCGCCGGCAGGGCGGAGGCCGCATCATCAACGTCACCAGCATCGACGGCCGCGCGCCGCGCGCCGGCTCCATGCCGACCAGCGTGGCGCGCGCCGCCGGAATCGCCATGACCAAGGTGCTGTCGCGCGATCTCGCCGCGGACAATATCCTCGTCACCACCGTCTGCATCGGCTTCATCAAGAGCGGGCAGCATGAGCGCCGCTACGCCCGCGAGGGCGTCGCGCCCGAGGCGGTGGAAGCGCGCTATGCCGAGGATGCGCGCCGGCGCGCCGTGCCGCTCGGGCGGGTCGGCGAGAGCGCGGAAGCCGGCGACGTCATCGCTTTCCTCGCCTCCGAGCGGGCGAGCTATCTCACCGGAATCGCCGTCAATATCGACGGCGGCACCTGCGCGGTGGCCTGA
- a CDS encoding aspartate/glutamate racemase family protein, which yields MAPRIALIHAVTVAIDPVGAAMRELWPDAFVMNLLDDSLSTDRAGQEELTPEMHGRIADLGDYALRRRADGVLYTCSAFGAAIAGFAERAPVPVLKPNEAMFEAALAAGDRIGMLATFAPSIASMTEEFEALAASLGRAGARLESHCVPEAMAALRAGDGESHDRRLAEAAGRFSGFDVVLLAQFSTARAKAAVSAVIGQPALTSPHSAVAKLRSLVLPAI from the coding sequence ATGGCCCCGCGCATCGCCCTGATCCACGCGGTCACGGTGGCGATCGACCCGGTCGGCGCGGCGATGCGCGAGCTCTGGCCGGATGCCTTCGTGATGAACCTGCTCGACGACAGCCTCAGCACCGACCGCGCCGGGCAGGAGGAGCTTACGCCCGAGATGCATGGCCGCATCGCCGATCTCGGCGACTACGCCCTGCGGAGGCGGGCCGACGGGGTTCTGTATACCTGCTCCGCCTTCGGGGCGGCGATCGCGGGTTTCGCGGAGCGCGCGCCGGTGCCGGTGCTCAAGCCCAACGAGGCGATGTTCGAGGCGGCGCTGGCGGCGGGCGACCGCATCGGCATGCTCGCGACCTTCGCCCCCTCGATCGCGTCGATGACGGAGGAATTCGAGGCGCTGGCGGCGAGCCTCGGCCGCGCCGGGGCCCGCCTCGAAAGCCACTGCGTTCCCGAGGCGATGGCGGCGCTGCGGGCCGGGGACGGCGAGAGCCACGATCGGCGCCTCGCCGAAGCCGCGGGGCGCTTCTCAGGCTTCGACGTCGTGCTTCTGGCGCAATTCTCCACGGCCCGGGCGAAGGCGGCGGTCTCCGCCGTCATCGGGCAGCCGGCCCTGACGAGCCCGCACAGCGCGGTTGCGAAGCTCAGGAGCCTCGTTTTGCCGGCGATTTGA
- a CDS encoding aldolase/citrate lyase family protein, with amino-acid sequence MFNHNSLKQAIADNRRIKGVHFTYPALAAMEILAAGGIDYIYIDGEHGAFTISDIEAACIAAERHGVTPIARVPDGTAPVITQFLDRGVRGIVVPHVETVEQARIAVEATYYAPLGQRSFGGGRPYAHIGNRDLPSLLAMANEGVSLSVMIETGKGLENIAAIAAVPGVDYLSYGMMDLCQSLGHPGEPRHPRVTAAVEKASAAARAAGKPVREDFIAFAWINDLVVEGARQLLP; translated from the coding sequence ATGTTCAATCATAACAGCCTCAAGCAGGCGATCGCGGACAATCGCCGTATCAAAGGCGTCCACTTCACCTATCCGGCCCTGGCCGCGATGGAGATCCTCGCCGCCGGCGGGATAGACTACATCTACATCGACGGTGAGCACGGCGCGTTCACCATCTCCGACATCGAGGCTGCCTGCATCGCGGCCGAGCGCCACGGCGTGACGCCGATCGCCCGCGTGCCCGACGGCACCGCGCCGGTGATCACGCAGTTTCTCGACCGCGGTGTCAGGGGAATCGTCGTTCCGCATGTCGAGACCGTGGAACAGGCCCGGATCGCGGTCGAGGCCACCTATTACGCGCCGCTCGGGCAGCGCTCCTTCGGGGGCGGCCGGCCCTACGCCCATATCGGCAACAGGGACCTGCCCTCGCTGCTCGCGATGGCGAATGAAGGCGTGTCGCTGAGCGTGATGATCGAGACGGGCAAGGGGCTGGAGAATATCGCCGCCATCGCCGCCGTGCCTGGCGTCGACTACCTCAGCTACGGCATGATGGATCTGTGCCAGTCGCTCGGCCATCCCGGCGAGCCGAGACACCCCCGGGTCACCGCCGCGGTCGAGAAAGCCTCGGCGGCGGCCCGCGCCGCGGGCAAGCCGGTCCGCGAGGATTTCATCGCCTTCGCCTGGATCAACGATCTCGTGGTGGAGGGCGCGCGCCAGCTCCTGCCTTGA
- a CDS encoding membrane dipeptidase, whose protein sequence is MLIDALQCGEFSRDVFERLLKGRYTCVTPTLGFWEGTLESMDSLGRWRDMERDNADLIRIVRRAEDIRRCERDGKLGILLGYQNSNLFEGRIRFPELFADMGVRVVQLTYNNQNDVCGSCYEDEDSGLTRFGRELLGEMARVGIMVDCSHVGDRSTLEAIEHSPKPIAVTHANAASIFPHKRNRSDDVLKALRQSGGVIGAAAYRNITPERACADLVAFCEMIARMVEIAGIDHVGLGTDYSYKNDDRFREWMRKGRWTRSVQYGAGSAAVPGAVAKPDWLKGPESLIDIEGGLRQIGFQPAEIAKIMGGNWLRLYETVFG, encoded by the coding sequence ATGCTGATCGATGCCTTGCAGTGCGGAGAATTTTCCCGCGACGTGTTCGAGCGCCTTCTGAAGGGCCGTTACACCTGCGTCACACCGACCCTCGGCTTCTGGGAAGGCACGCTCGAATCGATGGATTCGCTCGGCCGCTGGCGCGACATGGAGCGCGACAATGCCGATCTCATCCGCATCGTCCGACGGGCCGAGGACATCCGCCGATGCGAGCGCGACGGCAAGCTCGGCATCCTGCTCGGTTACCAGAACAGCAACCTGTTCGAGGGCCGCATCCGCTTTCCCGAGCTCTTCGCGGATATGGGCGTTCGGGTGGTGCAGCTCACCTACAACAACCAGAACGACGTCTGCGGCTCCTGCTACGAGGATGAGGACAGCGGCCTGACCCGCTTCGGCCGCGAATTGCTCGGCGAGATGGCGCGGGTGGGCATCATGGTGGATTGCTCGCATGTCGGCGACCGCAGCACGCTCGAGGCGATCGAGCATTCGCCCAAGCCGATCGCGGTGACCCATGCCAATGCCGCCTCCATCTTCCCGCACAAGCGCAACCGTTCCGATGATGTGCTCAAGGCGCTGCGGCAGAGCGGCGGCGTGATCGGCGCCGCCGCCTATCGCAACATCACGCCTGAACGCGCCTGCGCCGATCTCGTCGCCTTCTGCGAGATGATCGCCCGCATGGTCGAGATCGCCGGCATCGACCATGTCGGCCTGGGAACGGATTACAGCTACAAGAACGATGACCGGTTTCGCGAGTGGATGCGCAAGGGCCGCTGGACACGCAGCGTGCAGTATGGCGCCGGCTCCGCCGCCGTCCCCGGTGCCGTGGCGAAGCCCGACTGGCTGAAGGGCCCGGAAAGCCTGATCGACATCGAAGGCGGTTTGCGCCAGATCGGCTTCCAGCCCGCCGAGATCGCCAAGATCATGGGCGGCAACTGGCTGCGCCTTTACGAGACCGTCTTCGGCTGA
- a CDS encoding ABC transporter ATP-binding protein, translating into MTRTSYLTLDNIYKSYDGLTNAVEDVSIDIRKGEFISFLGPSGSGKTTTLMMIAGFEEPSHGGIMLAGNDLTRTKPWRRNIGMVFQNYALFPHLNVIANVGFPLKMRKRPPAEIAERVKRTLDMVGLSSFAHRLPRELSGGQQQRVALARGLVFDPDVLLLDEPLGALDKNLREHMQFEIKRIHQELGVTMIYVTHDQTEAMSMSDRVAVFNKGRIEHLADPLEIYRYPSTKFVGEFLGDSNFFTGGLAADGTFSADTIGTVRITPAERARVIASRIELLVRPEQLQLIEPGQKDEFNSFDATVRSTVNYGDSLLIMAGLAGQALRLRVRGESQVPAVGSTIRIGFRPEAGRIVPAHP; encoded by the coding sequence ATGACGCGCACCTCGTATTTGACGCTCGACAACATCTACAAATCTTATGACGGGCTGACGAATGCTGTCGAGGACGTTTCGATCGACATCCGCAAGGGCGAGTTCATCTCGTTTCTCGGACCGTCCGGCTCGGGCAAGACCACCACGCTGATGATGATCGCCGGCTTCGAGGAGCCGAGCCATGGCGGCATCATGCTGGCCGGCAACGACCTGACCCGGACGAAGCCGTGGCGGCGCAATATCGGGATGGTCTTCCAGAACTATGCGCTGTTCCCGCACCTGAACGTCATCGCCAATGTCGGCTTCCCGCTCAAGATGCGCAAACGCCCGCCGGCGGAGATCGCCGAGCGCGTGAAGCGGACGCTCGACATGGTCGGCCTGTCGAGCTTCGCCCATCGCTTGCCGCGCGAGCTCTCGGGCGGGCAGCAGCAGCGCGTGGCCCTGGCGCGCGGGCTCGTCTTCGATCCCGACGTGCTGCTGCTGGACGAGCCGCTGGGCGCGCTGGACAAGAACCTGCGCGAGCACATGCAGTTCGAGATCAAGCGTATCCACCAGGAGTTGGGCGTGACGATGATCTACGTCACGCACGACCAGACCGAGGCGATGTCGATGTCGGACCGCGTCGCGGTGTTCAACAAGGGCCGCATCGAGCATCTCGCCGATCCGCTGGAGATCTACCGCTATCCCTCGACCAAATTCGTCGGCGAGTTCCTGGGTGATTCAAACTTCTTCACCGGCGGGCTCGCCGCCGACGGCACCTTTTCGGCCGATACGATCGGCACGGTCAGGATCACGCCGGCGGAGCGGGCGCGCGTCATCGCGTCCCGCATCGAATTGCTCGTCCGCCCCGAACAGTTGCAACTGATCGAGCCCGGACAAAAGGACGAGTTCAACAGCTTCGACGCCACGGTCCGCTCGACGGTCAACTACGGCGACAGCCTGCTGATCATGGCCGGGCTCGCCGGCCAGGCCTTGCGGCTGCGCGTCCGGGGCGAAAGCCAGGTGCCGGCCGTGGGCAGCACCATCCGCATCGGCTTCCGTCCCGAGGCGGGCCGGATCGTCCCGGCCCATCCCTGA
- a CDS encoding ABC transporter permease, whose translation MEPRFSERLEKTMGRLPLVAAVLACLFLIVPLIIVMIMSFSSATSFKFPPPGYSLHYYRVYFSSFKWTSATFVSLYVALATAVLTLALVLPAGFGYMNYRFRGRALLNLVIMLPLMVPHVVSALGYYGYFGPLGLVGTPLGMVLAHTALAIPVTFLVVCAGIKGFDRNLIRAAMISGAGPLRTFFYVSAPVLRPTILVAALFAFLASFNEAVVSIFIGGRDASTLPKTMFESIQIDSDPVIAVVSALLTMAVAVSVVVSTVFSERRKRKLRRQQVQAEAQQPAAFVFRRLAQPGDTA comes from the coding sequence ATGGAACCGCGCTTCTCCGAACGGCTCGAAAAAACGATGGGCCGGCTTCCTCTCGTCGCGGCGGTCCTGGCCTGCCTGTTCCTGATCGTGCCGCTGATCATCGTGATGATCATGTCGTTCTCGTCGGCGACCTCCTTCAAGTTTCCGCCCCCGGGCTACTCGCTGCACTATTACCGGGTCTATTTCAGCAGCTTCAAATGGACCTCGGCGACCTTCGTCAGCCTCTATGTCGCCCTCGCCACGGCGGTGCTGACCCTGGCGCTGGTGCTGCCGGCGGGCTTTGGCTACATGAACTACCGGTTCCGCGGCAGGGCGCTGCTCAACCTCGTTATCATGCTGCCGCTGATGGTGCCGCATGTCGTCTCGGCGCTGGGATATTATGGCTATTTCGGCCCGCTCGGGCTGGTCGGAACCCCGCTCGGGATGGTGCTGGCCCATACCGCGCTGGCGATCCCCGTCACCTTCCTGGTGGTCTGCGCCGGCATCAAGGGCTTCGATCGCAACCTGATCCGCGCGGCGATGATCTCCGGCGCCGGGCCGCTGCGGACCTTCTTCTACGTCTCGGCGCCGGTGCTGCGCCCGACGATCCTGGTCGCCGCGCTGTTCGCCTTCCTGGCCTCGTTCAACGAGGCGGTGGTCTCGATCTTCATCGGCGGCCGCGATGCCTCGACCCTGCCCAAGACCATGTTCGAGAGCATCCAGATCGACAGCGATCCGGTCATCGCCGTGGTTTCGGCGCTGCTGACCATGGCCGTCGCCGTCAGCGTCGTGGTCTCGACCGTGTTCTCCGAACGCAGGAAGCGCAAGCTGCGGCGCCAGCAGGTGCAAGCCGAGGCGCAGCAGCCTGCCGCCTTTGTTTTCCGCCGCCTCGCCCAGCCAGGAGATACGGCATGA
- a CDS encoding ABC transporter permease has product MSSGTMMRRAYGKPAWRRNLAGYGLVAPIAVFLLLAFLLPLGFVFGLSITEPTVSLGHFRRIVDVPAYLMVMWNTFRTALTVTLTCLVLGYPIAYVVSRRSDAVAVVMLGIVAMSFWTSFLVRTYAWLVILGNSGPVAALYGTLGLGPMPKLLFTSFSSTMGLVHILLPYMVLALYSVMKRIDPSHIRAAHSLGATPWVAFTNVYLPLSLPGIVSGSIVVFTVCLGFYVTPILLGGSSDMMISQLIHQQIDQLLNWGFAAALSVVLLAATALIYSLYNHFFGLDTLWK; this is encoded by the coding sequence ATGTCGTCAGGAACGATGATGCGGCGAGCCTACGGCAAGCCGGCATGGCGGCGCAATCTGGCCGGCTATGGCCTGGTGGCGCCGATCGCCGTCTTCCTGCTGCTCGCCTTCCTGCTTCCGCTCGGGTTCGTCTTCGGCCTGAGCATAACCGAACCCACGGTCTCGCTCGGCCATTTCCGGCGCATCGTCGATGTGCCGGCCTATCTGATGGTGATGTGGAACACCTTCCGCACCGCGCTGACGGTGACGCTGACATGTCTCGTCCTGGGCTATCCGATCGCCTATGTCGTCTCCCGGCGCAGCGATGCCGTGGCGGTGGTGATGCTGGGCATCGTCGCCATGTCGTTCTGGACCAGCTTCCTGGTGCGCACCTATGCCTGGCTGGTCATTCTCGGCAATAGCGGGCCGGTGGCGGCGCTCTACGGCACGCTGGGGCTCGGGCCGATGCCGAAGCTCCTGTTCACCTCGTTCAGCTCGACCATGGGGCTGGTCCACATCCTGCTGCCCTATATGGTCCTGGCGCTCTACAGCGTGATGAAGCGGATCGATCCGTCCCATATCCGGGCGGCCCACAGCCTGGGGGCGACACCCTGGGTCGCGTTCACCAACGTCTACCTGCCGCTGAGCCTGCCCGGCATCGTCAGCGGGTCGATCGTGGTCTTCACCGTCTGCCTCGGCTTCTACGTCACCCCGATTCTGCTCGGCGGATCCAGCGACATGATGATCTCGCAGCTCATCCACCAGCAGATCGACCAGCTGCTGAACTGGGGCTTCGCCGCCGCGCTTTCGGTCGTCCTGCTGGCTGCTACGGCGTTGATCTACTCGCTCTACAACCACTTCTTCGGACTGGACACGCTGTGGAAGTAG
- a CDS encoding ABC transporter substrate-binding protein, with the protein MTGHAFGQASKLLYVNTWGGPWTETEQRAFFTPFTARTGVTIRTVSPVSFAALKAQAQSGRYEWDITAINEPAWIRAATDKLVEPLDWSIIDRTRLPQDAITHDGVAVCVLSTNLCYRTDKFRDNAPRTWADFWDVKRFPGARALYQDGRTCIRQALLADGVPRDKLYPMDINRGLAKLSEIKPHVKVWWRQSAQAQQLIRDGEVDIQPIWNSGATALKRQNVPVEVSWDEAMPVRTILGVVKGAPNRENAFRYIQLCLEADRQAEFAQGVGYGPANVAAFDHIPASVARDMPTHPDNASRAAVIDAAWEAEHSSEIEERFLQWLVK; encoded by the coding sequence ATGACAGGGCACGCCTTCGGCCAGGCGAGCAAACTTCTCTACGTCAACACCTGGGGCGGCCCCTGGACCGAGACCGAGCAGCGCGCCTTCTTCACCCCCTTCACCGCGCGCACGGGCGTCACCATCCGTACGGTCTCGCCGGTTTCCTTCGCCGCTCTGAAGGCGCAGGCGCAGTCCGGCCGCTACGAATGGGACATCACCGCGATCAACGAGCCGGCCTGGATCCGCGCTGCCACCGACAAGCTGGTCGAGCCGCTCGACTGGTCGATCATCGACCGCACCCGCCTGCCGCAGGACGCGATCACGCATGACGGCGTCGCGGTTTGCGTGCTCAGCACCAACCTCTGCTACCGCACCGACAAGTTCCGGGACAATGCGCCGCGGACCTGGGCCGATTTCTGGGACGTGAAGCGCTTTCCCGGCGCACGCGCCCTGTATCAGGACGGCCGCACCTGCATCCGCCAGGCCCTGCTGGCCGACGGCGTGCCGCGCGACAAGCTCTATCCGATGGACATCAACCGCGGGCTCGCCAAGCTTTCCGAGATCAAGCCGCATGTAAAGGTCTGGTGGCGTCAATCCGCGCAGGCCCAGCAACTGATCCGCGACGGCGAGGTCGACATTCAGCCAATCTGGAATTCCGGCGCGACGGCGCTGAAACGGCAAAACGTCCCGGTCGAGGTCTCGTGGGACGAGGCGATGCCGGTCCGCACCATCCTCGGCGTGGTCAAGGGCGCGCCCAATCGCGAAAACGCCTTCCGCTACATCCAGCTCTGCCTGGAGGCCGATCGCCAGGCGGAATTCGCGCAAGGCGTCGGCTACGGCCCCGCGAACGTCGCGGCCTTCGACCATATTCCGGCGAGTGTCGCGCGCGACATGCCCACGCATCCGGACAATGCCTCCCGGGCAGCGGTCATCGACGCGGCCTGGGAAGCCGAACACTCCAGCGAGATCGAGGAGCGCTTCCTGCAATGGCTGGTCAAATAA
- a CDS encoding LysR family transcriptional regulator: MDVTIRQLKAFLEIANVRNFRIASTNLGMSQPSLSALLKDLERKLGTALFTRTTRHVSLTNEGAHFVPIAEGLVRNFDLVIKNAWRDIKDRGNRVSIAISVTSIIPLIFPKLLKELSQTHPDIKLRLVSGLTRDMLERVTLGDAHLGIISAMPTPKLFTSRKLLSDRLVVIGRRDDPVMQDGSPMDWELLRRQSFVAWNSGGGMRNVIDMTPQLAELMERSHYEASNWEALKGMVAVGLGLTVVPWIIAHQERGGNLIYREIAELPGGAVSGREVFMAERRDAPRSAVTQIVVDLIDRHIKESTAYAEKT; encoded by the coding sequence ATGGACGTGACGATCCGGCAGCTGAAGGCATTCCTGGAGATCGCGAACGTGCGGAACTTCCGCATCGCCTCGACCAATCTTGGCATGTCGCAGCCGTCGCTCTCCGCCCTGCTGAAGGATCTCGAAAGGAAGCTGGGCACGGCCTTGTTCACGCGCACCACCCGTCATGTCAGCCTGACCAACGAGGGCGCGCATTTCGTCCCGATCGCAGAAGGGCTCGTCAGGAACTTCGATCTGGTGATCAAGAACGCCTGGCGCGACATCAAGGACCGCGGAAACCGCGTCTCGATCGCGATCTCGGTGACGTCGATCATTCCGCTGATCTTTCCGAAGCTGCTGAAGGAATTGTCGCAGACCCACCCGGACATCAAGCTGCGCCTCGTCTCCGGGTTGACGCGCGATATGCTCGAAAGGGTCACGCTGGGCGATGCGCATCTCGGCATCATCAGCGCGATGCCCACCCCGAAGCTGTTCACCTCGCGAAAGCTGCTGAGCGACCGGCTGGTCGTGATCGGCCGGCGCGACGATCCGGTGATGCAGGATGGCTCTCCCATGGATTGGGAGCTGCTGCGTCGGCAGAGCTTCGTCGCCTGGAATTCCGGCGGCGGCATGCGCAACGTCATCGATATGACGCCGCAACTGGCCGAGCTGATGGAGCGTTCGCATTACGAGGCGTCGAACTGGGAGGCGCTCAAGGGCATGGTCGCCGTGGGGCTGGGCCTGACGGTCGTTCCCTGGATCATCGCGCATCAGGAGCGCGGCGGAAACCTGATCTATCGCGAGATCGCGGAGCTGCCCGGGGGCGCCGTCTCCGGCCGCGAGGTTTTCATGGCCGAGCGGCGGGATGCGCCCCGCTCCGCCGTGACCCAGATCGTGGTCGATCTGATCGACCGGCATATCAAGGAAAGCACCGCCTACGCCGAGAAAACATAA
- a CDS encoding OB-fold domain-containing protein, with translation MSGRSRNPADRAPENAPFRKAAAEGRLVLPYCGTCRRFHWLPRGECPHCGDLHWEWRAASGRGTVHSLATMHRETPPVTHAIVELEEGVAMMSHLLADDPAALRIGMAVTCRFQPLNGIEHAVLFEAAPRAGG, from the coding sequence ATGAGCGGCAGGAGCCGGAATCCGGCGGACAGGGCACCGGAAAACGCCCCTTTCCGGAAGGCGGCCGCGGAGGGCCGACTGGTGCTGCCCTATTGCGGGACGTGCCGGCGCTTTCACTGGCTGCCGCGCGGTGAATGCCCGCATTGCGGCGATCTGCACTGGGAATGGCGCGCCGCCAGCGGGCGCGGGACCGTGCATAGTCTCGCCACGATGCATCGCGAAACGCCCCCGGTCACGCACGCGATCGTGGAGCTGGAGGAGGGCGTCGCGATGATGAGCCATCTGCTCGCCGACGATCCCGCCGCCCTGCGGATCGGCATGGCGGTGACCTGCCGCTTCCAGCCCCTGAACGGCATCGAGCACGCGGTGCTGTTCGAAGCCGCCCCGCGAGCAGGAGGCTGA